A window of the Parabacteroides merdae ATCC 43184 genome harbors these coding sequences:
- a CDS encoding DNA alkylation repair protein, translated as MTAEFVLSELQSVGSPEKAAHLSRFFKTGPGQYGEGDRFLGVVVPQTRSIAKANKAMPLDELQRLLDSPWHEARLCALLVLVYRFQDKKTPEAEREKMYRFYLKNTRRCNNWDLVDLSCRDIVGEYLVNRDRSVLYELAASDNLWEQRISIVCTWAFIRRSDFTDTLALAERLMTHKHDLMHKAVGWMLREVGKRDRDTLTDFLERYATQLPRTALRYAIEHYPEDRRQYFLKMK; from the coding sequence ATGACGGCGGAGTTTGTGCTGAGTGAACTGCAATCGGTCGGTTCACCCGAAAAGGCGGCCCATCTGAGCCGATTTTTCAAGACCGGACCGGGGCAATATGGCGAAGGCGACCGCTTTTTAGGGGTTGTCGTTCCGCAAACTCGCAGTATAGCGAAAGCTAACAAAGCGATGCCTCTCGATGAATTGCAGCGCTTGTTGGATAGTCCCTGGCATGAGGCCCGTCTTTGCGCCCTGTTGGTTTTGGTCTACCGTTTTCAGGATAAGAAGACACCGGAAGCTGAACGGGAAAAGATGTATCGTTTCTATTTGAAGAATACCCGCCGCTGCAATAATTGGGATTTGGTGGATTTGTCCTGCCGGGATATTGTCGGCGAATATTTGGTGAACCGGGACCGTTCCGTCCTGTATGAACTGGCTGCCAGCGATAATCTTTGGGAACAGCGGATTTCGATCGTCTGTACTTGGGCGTTTATCCGCCGTTCGGATTTTACCGATACGCTGGCGTTGGCCGAACGGTTGATGACGCATAAACATGATTTGATGCATAAAGCCGTAGGCTGGATGCTCCGCGAGGTGGGCAAAAGAGATCGGGATACCCTCACCGACTTTCTGGAACGTTATGCGACACAGCTTCCGCGTACGGCTCTTCGCTATGCCATCGAGCATTATCCCGAAGACCGGCGTCAGTATTTCTTAAAGATGAAGTAA
- a CDS encoding 2-hydroxyacid dehydrogenase family protein, whose translation MTKILVTYDMFREGFTELESKYEVTFPEGRDFTYEEVLEMIPEYDVLCSMFDFPVNKELIDHASKLKMVANYAVGYNNIDVAYCLEKGITVANTPDPVTAPTANLALGLMLDVARRITECDRKLRREGLGMKVGVLENLGINVTGKTLGIIGMGRIGKALARRANACGMEVLYHNRRQLYVEEETKLNVTYVSKEELLSQSDFVSLNAPYTPETYHIIGEAELKQMKPTAVLINTGRGPLVDEKALVQALKDGTIHGAGLDVFEFGDYPSPELLEMENVVLTPHIGTQTLETRIIMARTVCNNVIGFLEGDRPVSRVLRP comes from the coding sequence ATGACAAAGATATTAGTTACTTACGACATGTTCCGCGAAGGTTTTACCGAGCTGGAAAGCAAGTATGAGGTTACTTTTCCCGAAGGAAGAGATTTCACGTACGAAGAAGTTTTAGAGATGATTCCGGAGTATGACGTGTTGTGCTCGATGTTCGATTTCCCGGTAAACAAGGAATTGATCGACCATGCCTCCAAACTGAAAATGGTGGCAAACTATGCCGTCGGTTACAATAATATCGATGTCGCCTACTGCCTTGAGAAAGGAATCACGGTTGCCAATACCCCCGACCCCGTGACGGCCCCTACCGCTAATCTCGCACTCGGCCTGATGCTCGATGTGGCACGCCGCATTACCGAATGCGACCGTAAGCTGCGCCGGGAAGGTCTTGGCATGAAAGTCGGCGTCTTGGAGAATTTAGGCATTAATGTGACTGGGAAGACATTGGGGATTATCGGTATGGGACGTATCGGAAAGGCCCTTGCTCGCCGGGCGAATGCCTGTGGTATGGAAGTCCTCTATCATAACCGTCGGCAACTGTATGTCGAAGAAGAGACAAAGCTGAACGTGACATACGTTTCCAAGGAGGAGCTCCTCTCCCAATCCGATTTCGTCTCTCTGAATGCCCCTTATACACCGGAAACCTACCATATCATCGGTGAAGCCGAATTGAAACAAATGAAACCGACGGCCGTCCTGATCAACACTGGCCGCGGTCCTTTGGTCGATGAAAAGGCTTTGGTGCAGGCGTTGAAAGACGGGACGATTCATGGTGCCGGTCTGGATGTATTCGAGTTCGGCGATTATCCCTCGCCGGAGTTGCTGGAAATGGAAAATGTCGTCCTTACGCCCCATATTGGGACGCAGACACTGGAAACGCGTATTATCATGGCGCGTACGGTTTGCAACAATGTAATCGGATTCTTGGAAGGCGACCGTCCTGTGTCACGGGTGCTGCGTCCATGA
- a CDS encoding alpha/beta hydrolase has protein sequence MTNKIGLTFLLAWFAVMAIVANYSYDRNVPYRGNTGDEYASKMCRLDIAYQPDVQNAPVVVWFHGGGLTGGSREIPSGLLTDGMVVVGVEYRLSPHVKTMEIVDDAAAAVAWVFDNIGKYGGDTSSIYIAGHSAGGYLVDMVGLDKKLLARYGKDADKLAGIIPFSGQVITHFETRNQRGLKPLQPTIDETAPLYHVRNDCAPILILSGDREKELYGRYEESAYFYRLFKLLGHPDVTLYELGGFDHGSMCAAAFPLAVRFIRDHEKK, from the coding sequence ATGACGAATAAAATCGGATTAACCTTTCTGCTTGCCTGGTTTGCTGTGATGGCTATCGTTGCTAATTATTCCTATGATCGTAATGTCCCGTACCGTGGAAATACAGGTGATGAATATGCTTCTAAAATGTGTCGTCTGGATATTGCTTACCAGCCGGATGTACAAAATGCGCCGGTCGTGGTTTGGTTTCATGGCGGCGGTTTGACCGGCGGGAGTCGTGAAATCCCTTCCGGGTTATTAACGGACGGCATGGTAGTCGTAGGTGTCGAATACCGTTTGTCTCCGCATGTGAAGACGATGGAGATCGTCGATGATGCCGCTGCCGCCGTTGCTTGGGTATTCGATAATATAGGAAAATACGGAGGCGACACCTCCTCCATCTATATTGCCGGCCATTCTGCAGGCGGATATCTGGTCGATATGGTCGGATTGGATAAGAAGCTGTTGGCGCGTTATGGGAAAGATGCCGACAAGCTTGCCGGGATCATCCCTTTCAGCGGCCAGGTAATCACTCATTTCGAAACCCGCAACCAGCGAGGGTTGAAACCTTTGCAGCCGACAATCGACGAAACGGCTCCCTTGTACCATGTCCGGAATGATTGCGCCCCTATTCTGATCCTTTCCGGTGACCGTGAAAAGGAATTGTATGGCCGTTACGAAGAGTCCGCCTATTTCTACCGCCTTTTCAAACTGCTCGGCCATCCTGATGTGACCCTTTACGAGTTGGGCGGTTTCGACCACGGCAGTATGTGCGCCGCCGCTTTCCCTTTAGCCGTCCGGTTTATCCGTGACCATGAAAAGAAGTGA